In a genomic window of Magnolia sinica isolate HGM2019 chromosome 16, MsV1, whole genome shotgun sequence:
- the LOC131229859 gene encoding probable protein phosphatase 2C 55 isoform X2: MPSTFFSRLNAAFRSGAHKPILGLQNPVEFQLGRGRLFENSKVSDFALFSTVSDVGLFSEFTSNLARSDSTAVDKRGTLSIVGVLSRALAIPSVSAPCQVCVYHIDRQFLDPHRNSFGSRFQRKFMAVCGSLLGRTELGTPQLENLSLESGQPSNLVTRSDVSCINKSRDYCRKASMSLGNRELWGNSLVYGYYLFDVTRRSWKTNPFVAPGARDVHSSCSAPFSAGAAPNMSFDGSIREDQNDNPVVSSDQKVLGDRALKLFSGSCYLPHPDKEETGGEDAHFICIDEQAIGVADGVGGWADLGIDSGQYARELMSHSVNAIQEEPKGSIDPARVLEKAYLSTKSKGSSTACIVALTDQGLHAVNLGDSGFLVVREGCTIFRSPVQQHDFNFTYQLASGSESDPPSAGQIFTIPVAPGDVIIAGTDGLFDNLYNNEVTAVVVHAVRAGLGPQVTAQKIAALARQRAQDKDRQTPFSTAAQDAGYRYYGGKLDDITVVVSYITSSSTA; this comes from the exons ATGCCATCGACATTTTTTTCAAGGCTAAACGCTGCCTTCCGATCGGGAGCCCATAAACCAATCCTAGGGCTGCAGAATCCAGTAGAATTTCAACTCGGGCGAGGAAGGCTGTTTGAGAACTCCAAAGTATCTGATTTTGCGCTGTTTTCAACTGTCAGTGACGTGGGTTTATTTTCAGAATTTACTTCAAATTTAGCTAGATCAGACTCTACTGCAGTCGACAAACGGGGGACGCTATCAATTGTTGGAGTGCTTTCTCGTGCACTTGCGATTCCTTCAGTGTCTGCCCCTTGTCAGGTTTGTGTATATCACATTGATCGGCAATTCTTGGATCCCCACCGGAATTCATTTGGCAGTCGGTTTCAGAGGAAGTTCATGGCTGTTTGTGGTTCTTTGTTGGGAAGAACTGAATTGGGCACTCCGCAGCTGGAAAATTTAAGTTTGGAGAGCGGACAACCTTCAAACCTTGTGACCCGATCTGATGTTTCTTGCATCAATAAAAGTCGTGATTATTGCAGAAAAGCAAGCATGAGTTTGGGAAATCGAGAACTGTGGGGTAATAGTCTGGTTTATGGGTATTACTTGTTTGATGTAACCAGGAGGAGTTGGAAGACCAATCCATTTGTTGCGCCAGGAGCCAGGGATGTTCACAGTTCGTGTTCTGCCCCATTTTCTGCTGGGGCAGCTCCTAATATGTCATTTGATGGCTCCATACGGGAAGATCAGAATGACAATCCTGTTGTTTCTTCTGACCA GAAAGTTCTAGGTGACAGAGCCTTGAAACTGTTTTCGGGATCATGTTACCTACCACACCCAGATAAAGAAGAAACTGGTGGGGAGGATGCACACTTCATATGTATTGATGAGCAAGCCATTGGTGTGGCTGATGGTGTTGGTGGCTGGGCAGATCTGGGCATTGATTCTGGACAATATGCTCGAGAGCTCATGTCTCATTCAGTAAACGCAATTCAAGAGGAGCCCAAGGGTTCCATCGATCCTGCAAGGGTATTGGAAAAAGCATATCTGAGCACAAAATCCAAGGGATCCTCAACAGCCTGCATTGTAGCACTCACTGACCAG GGCCTTCATGCTGTCAACCTTGGTGACAGTGGTTTTCTTGTTGTTAGAGAAGGATGCACCATCTTTCGCTCTCCCGTCCAACAGCATGACTTCAATTTCACATATCAACTTGCCAGCGGCAGTGAAAGTGATCCTCCGAGCGCTGGCCAG ATATTCACCATTCCTGTCGCACCGGGGGATGTCATCATTGCGGGTACGGATGGATTGTTCGACAACTTGTATAACAATGAGGTGACTGCTGTTGTCGTCCATGCTGTTCGAGCAGGCTTGGGGCCGCAGGTGACGGCACAAAAGATCGCCGCCCTTGCACGCCAGAGAGCGCAGGATAAGGATCGTCAAACGCCATTCTCGACTGCAGCCCAAGATGCAGGGTACCGTTACTATGGCGGCAAACTCGACGACATTACTGTTGTTGTCTCCTACATCACCAGCAGCTCCACGGCATGA
- the LOC131229859 gene encoding probable protein phosphatase 2C 55 isoform X1: MPSTFFSRLNAAFRSGAHKPILGLQNPVEFQLGRGRLFENSKVSDFALFSTVSDVGLFSEFTSNLARSDSTAVDKRGTLSIVGVLSRALAIPSVSAPCQVCVYHIDRQFLDPHRNSFGSRFQRKFMAVCGSLLGRTELGTPQLENLSLESGQPSNLVTRSDVSCINKSRDYCRKASMSLGNRELWGNSLVYGYYLFDVTRRSWKTNPFVAPGARDVHSSCSAPFSAGAAPNMSFDGSIREDQNDNPVVSSDQKVLGDRALKLFSGSCYLPHPDKEETGGEDAHFICIDEQAIGVADGVGGWADLGIDSGQYARELMSHSVNAIQEEPKGSIDPARVLEKAYLSTKSKGSSTACIVALTDQQGLHAVNLGDSGFLVVREGCTIFRSPVQQHDFNFTYQLASGSESDPPSAGQIFTIPVAPGDVIIAGTDGLFDNLYNNEVTAVVVHAVRAGLGPQVTAQKIAALARQRAQDKDRQTPFSTAAQDAGYRYYGGKLDDITVVVSYITSSSTA; this comes from the exons ATGCCATCGACATTTTTTTCAAGGCTAAACGCTGCCTTCCGATCGGGAGCCCATAAACCAATCCTAGGGCTGCAGAATCCAGTAGAATTTCAACTCGGGCGAGGAAGGCTGTTTGAGAACTCCAAAGTATCTGATTTTGCGCTGTTTTCAACTGTCAGTGACGTGGGTTTATTTTCAGAATTTACTTCAAATTTAGCTAGATCAGACTCTACTGCAGTCGACAAACGGGGGACGCTATCAATTGTTGGAGTGCTTTCTCGTGCACTTGCGATTCCTTCAGTGTCTGCCCCTTGTCAGGTTTGTGTATATCACATTGATCGGCAATTCTTGGATCCCCACCGGAATTCATTTGGCAGTCGGTTTCAGAGGAAGTTCATGGCTGTTTGTGGTTCTTTGTTGGGAAGAACTGAATTGGGCACTCCGCAGCTGGAAAATTTAAGTTTGGAGAGCGGACAACCTTCAAACCTTGTGACCCGATCTGATGTTTCTTGCATCAATAAAAGTCGTGATTATTGCAGAAAAGCAAGCATGAGTTTGGGAAATCGAGAACTGTGGGGTAATAGTCTGGTTTATGGGTATTACTTGTTTGATGTAACCAGGAGGAGTTGGAAGACCAATCCATTTGTTGCGCCAGGAGCCAGGGATGTTCACAGTTCGTGTTCTGCCCCATTTTCTGCTGGGGCAGCTCCTAATATGTCATTTGATGGCTCCATACGGGAAGATCAGAATGACAATCCTGTTGTTTCTTCTGACCA GAAAGTTCTAGGTGACAGAGCCTTGAAACTGTTTTCGGGATCATGTTACCTACCACACCCAGATAAAGAAGAAACTGGTGGGGAGGATGCACACTTCATATGTATTGATGAGCAAGCCATTGGTGTGGCTGATGGTGTTGGTGGCTGGGCAGATCTGGGCATTGATTCTGGACAATATGCTCGAGAGCTCATGTCTCATTCAGTAAACGCAATTCAAGAGGAGCCCAAGGGTTCCATCGATCCTGCAAGGGTATTGGAAAAAGCATATCTGAGCACAAAATCCAAGGGATCCTCAACAGCCTGCATTGTAGCACTCACTGACCAG CAGGGCCTTCATGCTGTCAACCTTGGTGACAGTGGTTTTCTTGTTGTTAGAGAAGGATGCACCATCTTTCGCTCTCCCGTCCAACAGCATGACTTCAATTTCACATATCAACTTGCCAGCGGCAGTGAAAGTGATCCTCCGAGCGCTGGCCAG ATATTCACCATTCCTGTCGCACCGGGGGATGTCATCATTGCGGGTACGGATGGATTGTTCGACAACTTGTATAACAATGAGGTGACTGCTGTTGTCGTCCATGCTGTTCGAGCAGGCTTGGGGCCGCAGGTGACGGCACAAAAGATCGCCGCCCTTGCACGCCAGAGAGCGCAGGATAAGGATCGTCAAACGCCATTCTCGACTGCAGCCCAAGATGCAGGGTACCGTTACTATGGCGGCAAACTCGACGACATTACTGTTGTTGTCTCCTACATCACCAGCAGCTCCACGGCATGA